The region GGCGAAACTCGCGGCCTGGCGCGCGGTGGCTGATGCTGCCCGCGCGTAGCTAACAAACGTTTCGAGCAGACGGCGAAAGCGCTACTCTTTCGAGAGTGATACGTCCGCTGCTCAAACGTCAGACGTTCGATGGATCTGGAGTGGCCGGGGTCAATGAGGGCGCGAGTCGGTGCGAGAGAGATCGTGATGATCGGCAACACCGTTGCCGCGGTTGAATCATGGCTCGTATCGGCCCCCGTGCCTGGAGCGGTTCCTGATCCTGAGCGTCCACGGGAGATCAAGGCGCCGTCGCGTCCCAATACTGCAGAGAAGATGCCGCGGTGTGACAGGTTGATCAGAGCACGCAAGTACTTTGATGCCGGCTGGCCCATCGAGACGGCACTCCTGGTGCCCGTTGAGCCATGGCTGTTCTGTGGGGGTAAGTACAGGCGAGCGTACAAGACGCTAATGGGTGCGCTCACCAGTGCGAATCAGATGAGTCAGGAGTCGCGAAGCCGTTTCATGGTTGATCAGGGGATGGTGAACTCCGAACTGCTTTGGCTTTGGGAAGTGCTGCCTATCTCGAATTACAAGGATGCGAAGGCGCTGCTCACCTACGTCGGTGCGCATGGTCTCGCGCGCGAACAGGCAGTCGGTCTGATAGATCGCAGGTTCAACTCGCCGCGCTCAGCGGATCGGGGGGCGACCGGCGTGGGCCGCGACCATCGAACAAACGTTTCGAGCTGACTCGCAGATAGTCGTCGCACTCTGAAAGCGTTACGCTCGCAGCTCAAACGTCAGACGTTGGAAAGACCGGAAGACCGAGTTCCGATAGACTAAGGCTGGTTGCCGCTGGAGGGGGAGTCCGATGGCTGTTTGGCTGGTTCGCGCAGGATCTCATGGCGAGTATGAGGCGAAGTTCGTCGGCGAGAGTCGCGTCTACGTTACGTGGGAGGGGCTGGACGCTGATCTGTCCAGGATGAACGATCGCGCAGAACTCGTTGCCGCGATGACCAGTCGGTATCCGGACGGCAAGCCAAAGGCGATCATGAATTGGTCGAGCCAGGTCTGGCCGTTCGCACATGAGATCAAGGCTGGGGATCTCGTGGTCTTGCCCCTGAAGAGTCAGCGGGCGATTCAGGTCGGAGAGGTCACGGGCTCCTATCACTATGAGGTCGCTGGTCCTGATCCCTATTTCCACTGGCTACCGGTGAAGTGGATCGCCGAGTCCATTCCGCGGGCCAACTTCGGTAAGGACCTGCTCAACAGCTTCGGCGCTTTCATGACCATCTGCCGCATCTCGCGCAACAATGCAGAGCAGCGGCTTGCAGCAATGAGAGCCAATGGCTGGAAGCCTGAGACCATCGCCGCGGCGAAGACGGTGACCGCAATCTCGGA is a window of Coriobacteriia bacterium DNA encoding:
- a CDS encoding restriction endonuclease; this encodes MAVWLVRAGSHGEYEAKFVGESRVYVTWEGLDADLSRMNDRAELVAAMTSRYPDGKPKAIMNWSSQVWPFAHEIKAGDLVVLPLKSQRAIQVGEVTGSYHYEVAGPDPYFHWLPVKWIAESIPRANFGKDLLNSFGAFMTICRISRNNAEQRLAAMRANGWKPETIAAAKTVTAISDESTEDTDLEELARDQIAQLISARFKGHGLTRLVEAILQAQGYTTYRSPEGADGGADILAGSGPLGFGEPRLCVEVKSESTPIDRPTVDKLLGAVTKFGATEGLFVAWGGFKSNVQKELAASFFRMRLWTQKELLEELFAHYDSLDDDLKAELPLKRIWTVAAQDEA